One stretch of Glandiceps talaboti chromosome 7, keGlaTala1.1, whole genome shotgun sequence DNA includes these proteins:
- the LOC144438242 gene encoding uncharacterized protein KIAA1143 homolog, translating to MAGRRNINYIKPSEPAFLSKFKERVGYKEGPTIDTKKKQELEDLDSDDLPEVEDEKPVVVTLKKGDLTQIEAEHYAKTTGKKLEELGKDDSPVDGKIKFKKPTKRTSDEPSELNVSSAKKQKESSKKDKKKKDTKKVKNASLLSFDDDEEES from the exons ATGGCAGGAAGAaggaatattaattatataaaacCATCAGAGCCTGCCTTTCTCAGTAAATTCAAGGAACGTGTCGGCTACAAGGAGGGTCCAACCATTGACACAAAG AAAAAGCAAGAGTTAGAAGACTTGGATTCTGATGATTTACCAGAAGTAGAGGATGAAAAACCAGTTGTTGTTACATTGAAGAAAGGAGATTTGACACAGATCGAAGCTGAACATTATGCAAAGACTACCGGCAAAAAGTTAGAAGAACTTGGAAAGGATG ATTCACCAGTTGATGGAAAAATCAAATTCAAGAAACCCACAAAAAGGACTAGTGATGAACCCTCTGAGTTAAATGTTAGTTCTGCCAAGAAACAAAAAGAAAGTAGtaaaaaagataagaaaaagAAAGACACCAAGAAAGTGAAAAATGCAAGTTTATTGTCGTTTGATGATGACGAAGAGGAGTCATAG